In Dermatophagoides farinae isolate YC_2012a chromosome 9, ASM2471394v1, whole genome shotgun sequence, a genomic segment contains:
- the LOC124497419 gene encoding glycine receptor subunit alpha-2-like, with protein sequence MTVVCINHLSIHSNLIFIIGHNIYTKSSQALNMLNKNSTSSFVFIMIVIIMNNVYGQIIDVYDRRLFYQKTDPKVYDSRLDPKDLNQVEIGLKLLHFGPVDEKKSQFTVLVHVYTWWNDYRLSLPDQMANSTRLSYLDVDWTDITRIWRPTIHFANAVPFTADILTDKLSGQISGTISGDGRVFLIKRTQLTASCKFNIKFYPMDKQQCWIEIESNSMTARNFQMKWLDEQPIEIPDNFNWANFGLKNLTTQTVRMTYRNGGPYVRLAATFELRRHMTHHIFNVYLPSTLFVISSWSSFWIHIPAAPARVALVLTTMLTHVTSTKAVLDQIPRTKFVSSLDIWIIMCTMFIFAAIIEYATVNYFYTKPERIQDKKSRSNTTTMPNRQQQQQQDLSSTQLDINGNRPDSSSSNNTNTSNNKSMAKFVYYWHDIWQKILPPFNNNDDDNFNAKKIALKIDHRSRFIFPITFLLFNIFYWTILAIYSDQIE encoded by the exons ATGACAGTTGTGTGTATCAATCAtttatcgattcattcaaaccttatttttattattggtcATAATATATATACGAAATCATCACAAGCATTGAACATGTTGAATAAAAACTCAACATCATCGTtcgttttcatcatgatcgtcatcatcatgaacaatGTTTATGGTCAAATTATTGATGTTTATGACCGACgattattttatcaaaaaactGATCCAAAAGTCTATGATTCCAGATTGGATCCAAAAG ATTTAAATCAGGTGGAAATTGGtttgaaattattacatTTTGGTCCGGtggatgagaaaaaatccCAATTTACTGTATTGGTTCATGTTTATACATGGTGGAATGATTATCGTCTATCATTGCCTGATCAAATGGCCAATTCAACACGATTATCATATCTGGATGTAGATTGGACAGATATTACAAGGATATGGCGACCAACCATACATTTTGCCAATGCCGTACCATTTACAGCGGATATTTTAACTGATAAATTGTCTGGTCAAATTTCCGGCACCATAAGTGGTGATGGCCGTGTTTTTCTAATCAAAAG AACTCAATTAACAGCAAGTTGTAAATTTAATATTAAATTTTATCCAATGgataaacaacaatgttggattgaaattgaatccaaTTCAATGACGGctagaaattttcaaatgaaatggttAGATGAACAACCGATAGAAATACCGGATAATTTTAATTGGGCAAATtttggattgaaaaatttaaccaCACAAACCGTACGTATGACATATCGAAATGGTGGCCCATATGTTCGATTGGCAGCTACATTTGAATTAAGACGTCATATGACACATCATatattcaatgtttattTACCATCCACATTGTTTGTCATTAGTtcatggtcatcattttggATTCATATACCGGCTGCACCGGCACGTGTTGCATTAGTATTGACAACAATGTTGACACATGTAACTAGTACAAAAGCAGTACTTGATCAAATACCACGTACAAAATTTGTTAGCTCATTAGATATATGGATTATAATGTGTACAATGTTTATATTTGCTGCCATTATTGAATATGCAACAGTAAATTATTTCTATACAAAACCAGAACGTATACAGgataaaaaatcaagatccaatactactactatgccaaatcgacaacaacaacaacaacaggattTATCATCCACACAATTGGACATCAATGGTAATCGTccagattcatcatcaagcaaCAATACTAATactagtaataataaaagtatggctaaatttgtttattattggcATGATATATGGCAAAAAATATTACCaccattcaataataatgatgatgataattttaatgctaaaaaaattgcattaaaaattgatcatcgtTCACGTTTTATATTTCcaattacatttttattattcaatattttctatTGGACAATATTGGCCATTTATtctgatcaaattgaatag
- the LOC124497421 gene encoding uncharacterized protein LOC124497421: MMSLRRWTAIIFLFVISCDLSFNVEIIPKYTSSTGNKPLRFTRVKRCRQGGIDCRTYRLVAPCPPEICGVDNNNNNNRRISQPLQSESVIHETYVSPPITYVSSSPSTSNHRSEYSYSSSASSSSSSSSSSRIISHNHTPIPPPSPSRIIERRIEKYRPQPIVQQKIVQEPIVQQKIVQEPIVQQKVETYVQKTVQRPIYQQQKIIQQHIPIVQQKIERIIQEPPVVQQKVEQITQIKTPIVQQKIERIVQKPVPVVQQKFERIIEEHHHVKSSPKVVQVDEEIHTIIQKPIVSLRITACPEGHYLSADGTHCKHIDCESGFEFSDLLLKCVDIDECTVSTACLRDEQCINTYGSYVCRKICTQAGYRLNEAHNTCEDINECIEDLHSCGPQQQCINTPGSYRCECPNGFRLDGQQCIDINECIESHDHLCPHDVSTCENTPGSYYCKCKRGFEKDHRGRCTDFDECLINNGGCSQRCINKYGSYECHCNDGFKLSADGHTCVDIDECVEYSHTGICSPQVSICENTIGSYRCRCRTGFRDPDGTGKHCVDVDECLEQTNLCEQKCINTFGSYKCTCNRGYRAVGPHRCEDIDECHEGDFINDIAFSRFRHDDHDGHPKLCQGGCENSAGSYRCTCPNGYNLVHNHHCLDIDECREFGYCRGSNQSCVNIGGSFRCIDDRCPPGYHKDGVQCKISQRLNYAEICDDPTEVCAIDRVICYSYAYIAFRSRMIKHETETTIVTTTTKGETKSDIKTGGYQSAVTVQRLKQQPSIGNNNNNGRGHEFFTFVVPVESPIIVDFKLRLVSVKSPRPGVRAANVNDFEMRRTKDNEVRLAIMSSLEGPQDIELEIEAKMYKNGLQIGKNLAIVTVFISEYEF, from the exons atgATGTCATTACGACGATGGACAgctataatttttttatttg tgatATCTTGcgatttatcattcaatgttgaaattaTACCCAAATATACGTCATCAACGGGTAATAAACCATTACGATTTACACGTGTAAAAAGATGCCGTCAAGGTGGTATTGATTGTCGTACGTATCGTTTGGTTGCACCATGTCCACCGGAAATTTGTggtgttgataataataataataataatcgtcgtATTAGTCAACCATTACAAAGTGAATCCGTTATACATGAAACATATGTATCACCACCGATTACatatgtttcatcatcaccatcaacatcgaatCATCGTTCGgaatattcatattcatcatcagcatcaagTTCGTCATCGTCTTCAAGTTCATCACGAATAATTAGCCATAATCATACACCGATACCACCACCAAGTCCATCGAGAATCATTGAACGACGGATAGAAAAATATCGTCCACAACCAATTGTACAGCAGAAAATTGTACAGGAACCTAttgtacaacaaaaaatagtTCAGGAACCAATTGTACAACAAAAAGTTGAAACTTATGTTCAGAAAACCGTACAAAGACCGatttatcaacaacagaaaatcaTTCAGCAACATATTCCGATTGTGCAGCAAAAAATCGAACGTATCATACAAGAACCACCAGTAGTGCAGCAAAAAGTTGAACAAATcacacaaataaaaacaccgattgtacaacaaaaaattgaacgtATCGTACAGAAACCAGTTCCGGTTGTGCAGCAAAAATTCGAAAGAATTATTGAAGAACATCATCACgtaaaatcatcaccaaaagTTGTACAAGTTGATGAAGAGATTCATACAATAATACAGAAACCAATAGTATCATTACGTATAACAGCTTGTCCAGAAGGTCATTATCTATCGGCAGATGGCACTCATTGTAAACATATTGATTGTGAAAGTGGATTCGAATTCagtgatttattattgaaatgtgtcgatattgatgaatgtaCCGTGTCGACAGCTTGTCTTCGTGATGAACAATGTATCAATACATATGGATCATATGTGTGTAGAAAAATCTGTACACAAGCTGGTTATCGTTTGAATGAAGCTCATAATACATGTGAAGATATTAATGAATGTATTGAAGATTTACATAGTTGTggaccacaacaacaatgtatCAATACACCTGGTTCATATCGTTGTGAATGTCCGAATGGTTTCCGTTTGGATGGCCAACAATGTATcgatataaatgaatgtattGAATCACATGATCATCTTTGTCCACATGATGTGTCCACCTGTGAGAATACACCCGGTTCATATTATTGTAAATGTAAACGTGGTTTTGAAAAAGATCATCGTGGTCGTTGTAcagattttgatgaatgtcTCATTAATAATGGTGGATGTTCACAACGTTGTATCAATAAATATGGTTCATATGAATGTCATTGTAATGATGG ATTCAAATTAAGTGCTGATGGCCATACATgtgttgatattgatgaatgtgtTGAATATTCACATACAGGAATCTGTTCACCACAAGTTTCAATTTGTGAAAATACCATTGGTTCATATAGATGTCGTTGTCGTACTGGATTCCGTGATCCTGATGGTACTGGTAAACATTGTGTGGATGTAGATGAATGTTTAGAGCAAACAAATCtttgtgaacaaaaatgTATCAATACATTTGGTTCATATAAATGCACTTGTAATCGTGGCTATCGTGCTGTTGGACCACATCGTTGTgaagatattgatgaatgtcATGAAGGTGATTTTATTAATGATATTGCATTCAGCCGTTTCcgtcatgatgatcatgatggtcATCCAAAATTATGTCAAGGTGGTTGTGAAAATTCAGCTGGTTCATATCGTTGTACATGTCCAAATGGTTATAATTTAGTACATAATCACCATTGTCTTG atattgatgaatgtcGAGAATTTGGATATTGTCGTGGTTCGAATCAATCATGTGTTAATATTGGCGGCAGTTTCCGTTGTATTGATGATCGTTGTCCACCTGGTTATCATAAAGATGGAGT acAATGTAAAATAAGTCAACGATTAAATTATGCTGAAATATGTGATGATCCAACCGAAGTCTGTGCTATTGATCGTGTTATCTGTTATTCATATGCATACATTGCATTCCGTTCACGTATGATTAAACATGAAACTGAAACAACCATTGTAACGACTACGACAAAAGGTGAAACAAAATCTGATATAAAAACTGGTGGATATCAATCAGCTGTCACTGTACAACGgttaaaacaacaaccatcaattggtaataataataacaatggtcGTGGACATGAATTCTTTACGTTTGTCGTACCAGTTGAATCAccaattattgttgattttaaattACGTTTAGTATCGGTAAAATCACCAAGACCAGGTGTACGTGCTGCTAATgttaatgattttgaaatgcGCCGTACAAAAGATAATGAAGTACGTTTGGCCATAATGTCATCATTAGAAGGACCACAAGATATTGAATTGGAAATTGAAGCAAAAATGTATAAAAATGGTCTACAGATTGGTAAAAATTTGGCTATTGTAAcagtttttatttctgaatatgaattttaa
- the LOC124497724 gene encoding uncharacterized protein LOC124497724, which translates to MSIEKAGHICLTTLEYAFERSRSLTTQCPSCGLRLIIRYDHLVNRASSLGVIIGISALIGYHLGANSGWINQFSRKLIRFFNFRNDPESQQRRQRQQALDMKKIFRKYDYQTSSSSSLSSSLPLQSNDSAFNTMQSGSDYEEYDDQLYDMFTYNKYYDDDLFTNLNSPSNVNDNRNRFFHSKTVDKIDQVLHQIDDIKKSIVEIDDELYHVTGSKYANFNPDFFTLADIGWDDESSSFSDGGPISVRNTNMIHSTMDMNNRNSKSIYRKRKHRSINNNNNNNNNKGEQYSSRPQMMQTPTTTTNDHYQQQQQQQSTYEYYDDGEMELEQRRSSRQSFGSTETNIQQLEWDETECEFCFHYQSTSTAMDSNEPLLIDDKSIEQIDQTNSSSSSSSPSCSTMITQPIMMTDEQKLQNMQDLFEEAKRLGLLNNIIDAFLHTNSNESINMNQSPITATIRKLSSTSSTMATTTSDHQDDYDDYNNNNNNNTEQKQI; encoded by the exons atgtcgATTGAAAAAGCTGGACACATCTGTTTGACAACATTGGAATATGCATTCGAACGTTCACGATCATTGACAACACAATGTCCATCATGTGGATTACGGTTAATTATACGTTATGATCATTTAG TTAATCGAGCTTCATCATTAGGAGTAATAATTGGCATAAGTGCATTGATTGGTTATCATTTAGGTGCCAATAGTGGttggatcaatcaatttagcCGAAAATTAAttcgatttttcaattttcgtaATGATCCTGAAtcacaacaacgacgacaaagGCAACAAGCTTtggatatgaaaaaaatatttcgtaaatatgattatcaaacatcatcatcatcatcattatcatcatcattaccattacaatcaaatgattcagCATTCAATACGATGCAAAGTGGTTCAGATTATgaagaatatgatgatcagcTTTATGATATGTTTacatataataaatattatgatgatgatctattcACCAATCTTAATTCACCatcaaatgtgaatgataatcgaaatagattttttcattcaaaaactGTGGACAAAATCGATCAAGTTTTacatcaaattgatgatattaaaaaatctattgttgaaattgatgatgaactttaTCATGTAACCGGATCAAAATATGCAAATTTTAATCCAGATTTTTTTACATTGGCCGATATTGGTTGggatgatgaatcatcatcattctctgATGGTGGACCAATTTCAGTAAGAAATACGAATATGATACACAGTACGATGGATATGAATAatcgaaattcaaaatcgatatatcgaaaacgaaaacatcGTTCcattaataacaacaacaacaacaacaacaacaaaggtGAACAATATTCTAGTCGTCCACAAATGATgcaaacaccaacaacaacaacaaatgatcattatcaacaacaacaacaacaacaatcaacatatgaatattatgatgatggtgaaatgGAATTAGAACAACGACGTTCAAGTCGTCAAAGTTTTGGATCAACAGAaacaaatattcaacaactTGAATGGGATGAAACAGaatgtgaattttgttttcattatcaatcaacatcCACTGCAATGGATTCAAATGAaccattgttgattgatgataaatcaataGAACAAATAgatcaaacaaattcatcatcatcatcatcatcaccatcatgttCGACAATGATAACACagccaataatgatgaccgatgaacaaaaattacaaaatatGCAAGATTTATTTGAAGAAGCTAAACGTTTAGGCTTATTGAACAATATAATTGATGCATTTTTACATACAAATTCCAatgaatcgatcaatatGAACCAATCACCAATAACAGCGACCAtaagaaaattatcatcaacatcatcaacgatggctacaacaacaagtgatcatcaagatgattatgatgattacaataataataataataataatacagaacaaaaacaaatttga
- the LOC124497725 gene encoding acyl-CoA desaturase, translating to MAVDSITTHRIGHKESGGEIRNSITKLSNNNDNDNYHSNEDDYHQPDLIPDDDDDDDDNEKSLRSDPLPLLQLNDIVWRNVILLSILHILAIYGWFIFVMDPNIKWQTSIATFILGLFSSSFGITAGAHRLWSHRSYKAKWPLRLILAFANTMALQNDIYEWCRDHRVHHKYSETNADPHNSRRGFFFAHMGWLMVKKHSDVKLKGKNIDLSDVWADPIIRFQRRFYIPLVIICWGIIPTLIPFYFWNETLWHSFLGCVCFRYVYVLHCTWLVNSAAHLWGHRPYDVNIEPKENDSVVYLTFGEGYHNYHHTFPWDYSASEYGSYYNFNLTTLIIDLFKHCGWTFDLKKPSNELIVARKYRTGDGTENLLLRRKSFYDWLVGIFVTTSNLTITLMLRMIYQYLAY from the exons ATGGCCGTTGACAGTATAACTACACATCGTATTGGACATAAGGAATCCGGTGGTGAAATCCGAAATTCCATAACAAAactttcaaataataatgataatgataattatcattcaaatgaagatgattatcatcaacctGATTTAAtaccggatgatgatgatgatgatgatgataatgaaaaatcattacgATCGGatccattaccattattacaATTAAATGATATTGTTTGGCGTAATgtaatattattatccattctACATATATTGGCCATTTATGGCTGGTTCATATTCGTAATGGATCCAAATATTAAATGGCAAACAAGTATAGCAACATTTATACTTGGcctattttcatcatcatttggtatAACGGCCGGCGCACATCGTCTTTGGTCACATCGTTCATATAAAGCTAAATGGCCATTAAG aTTAATTTTGGCATTTGCCAATACAATGGCATTACAAAATGATATTTATGAATGGTGTCGTGATCATCGTGTTCATCATAAATATTCGGAAACCAATGCCGATCCACATAATTCAAGACGTGGTTTTTTCTTCGCACATATGGGCTGGTTAATGGTTAAAAAACATTCAGATGTTAAATTGAAAG gtaaaaatattgatctATCCGATGTATGGGCCGATCCAATTATACGTTTTCAGCGTCGTTTTTACATACCATTGGTTATTATTTGCTGGGGAATCATACCAACATTGATACCATTCTATTTTTGGAATGAAACATTATGGCATTCATTTTTAGGTTGTGTTTGTTTCCGTTATGTTTATGTATTACATTGTACATGGTTGGTGAATAGTGCCGCACATCTTTGGGGACATCGACCATATGATGTAAATATTgaaccaaaagaaaatgattccGTAGTATATCTAACATTTGGTGAAG gttatcataattatcatcacacgTTTCCATGGGATTATTCAGCATCCGAGTATGGTTCAtattataatttcaatttaacaacattgattattgatctaTTCAAACATTGTGGTTggacatttgatttgaaaaaaccatccaatgaattgattgtggCAAGAAAATATCGTACTGGTGATGGTacagaaaatttattattacggCGAAAAAGTTTTTACGATTGGTTGGTTGGAATTTTTGTTACAACATCAAATCTAACCATTACATTAATGTTACGAATGATTTATCAATATCTTGCCTATTGA